The Mesorhizobium sp. B2-8-5 genome segment GGCCGCTCGCACGCTTGGCGCCACCACCGACCACAAGGTGCGCGGCGCCCAGTTCCGCGGCGGCACCCGCCACACGTTCTATGCGCGCCAGTTCCTCGCCCAGGATATCGTCGAAAATGAAGTTGGCGCCTGAATAGCCGGCAACGAGCACGACGCCAGACTGCTTCAACGCTTCGCGCAACTCGCCATAGCGGCCTTCATAGTCCAGAAGATTGCCGTCGAAGAGTTCGGTGCCCGCATATCCGGCCGCGCCAATGTCGTGGATCGCCTGCTCCATATCGCCGAAAGTGCGATAGGTCAGCTGAGTAATCGACGTCACACCGACGGCATTGCCGCCAAGCGCGCCCCAGCAATTCGCGTGATAGGCCAGCTTCACCTGCATGTATGTTTCCTCCTGCGCAGCCGGAAGCTCAGGTCGCCTTGCCGCGGCCAGACCCGACTTCAAGTCGGCTCTCCTCCAACTCGACCCGAACTTATGCGCGCAGTTTCGCCGCCGTCAATCATTAAAATGCAAAAGCTGGCGTACTTTTGTTGAAAAACAGCAGAAGTTAATGCTTGATCCGTAAATGTGTGCGCGCTACCCATGCCGAGCGGGACGACTGGCCAGAAGCTCGAGATGAGGCGCGACAAGGGTATGGACGAGGGCGGCACGGCGGCCGGAGACATTGCCAAGCCGCGGCGCACCGCAGGCCGGCCACGCGCCAGCGAATCCGCACATGGAAGCCTGGCCATGCTTCTCAATCTTGTGCGGACAGGGGCAGCGACGACCCGCCAGGGGCTGGAGAACCAATCGGAACTTGGGCGAGCTGTCGTTGCCGACCGTCTGGCTACATTGCTTCGGCTCGGGCTGATCGAGGAAGGCGAGCTTGGGCCGGCCATTGGCGGTCGGGCACCTCGCCATGTCCGCTTCCGGCCGCGTGTGGGAATGATCCTGGTCGCCGTGCTGGATCATTCGTCGCTTGCAGTTGGCGTATCCGATCTCTCTGGAGGTCTGCTGGCGGAGCATCATGAGGCTGTCGAGCTCGCGGCGGGACCGGAACCGGTGGTCCAGCGGCTGGCAACGCTATTTGCCTGGATGCTGGAGGAGCATGGCAGCGAGGCTGCCATCTGGGGCGTTGGACTGGCGGTGCCGGGAGCTGTCGAGAAATCGGATGGCCAGCGGCTCTTCGCCCCGGCGCTGAACGCGTTCCAGAACTGGGACGGTTTTCCGTTTGTCGAGCAGCTGGCCACCGCGGTCGGCGCGCCCGTGTGGGTGCGGAGCGGCGTTCAGACGATGACCATGGGCGAGCTGAAATCCGGCAGCGGCATCGGCCTGACAGATATGATTTTCGTCAAGCTTGGACGCTCGATCGGCGCCGGCGTGATATCGGAAGGCGTGCTGCATAGGGGCGCGCAGGGCGCAGCGGGCATGATAGGCCATACATTCATCGAGGGCGGAACCCTCGAGAGCGTCGCGGGCAGCGAAGTGCTGGGACGCGAGGCGCGTCTGGCCGCCGAAAGCGGACGCAGCGCATATCTTGCCGAAGTGCTGGCGCGTGCAGGCGATGTCACCGTCACCGATGCCGGCCACGGCGCCCAGCTGGGTGATACGTTTTGCATCGATCTTCTGGGGCGCTGCGGCCGCGCCGTTGGCGAGGTCCTGGCGCCCCTTGCCAATCTTCTCAACCCATCGTTGATAGCGCTCGGCGGCAACGTGGCAGAGACCGGGGATATCCTGCTGGCGGCGGTGCGCGAGGCGGTCTATCGCCAGGCGCATCCGGTCGTCACCCGCGACCTGCGCATCGTGCGCTCGCAGATGGGCGGATCGGCCGGGCTGGTCGGCGCCGCGCAGGTTGTAGCGGAATCGCTGTTCGATGCGCGTTTCCTTCAGGGCTGGATCACGCTTGGTTCGCCGCGCGAGCATCCCGAATTCAAAGAATTCCTCGCGCAGGCTTCAGCCGAAAGCAGCAACCGGCCAGTCAGACCCAGACCGCCGGCAGGGATGCCGGCCTAGCATTTGCCAATCGACTCAATGCCGCGACAATCCGGGGAGGTTAGAAAATGGCGATCACGGGCCTTGGGCCGCATGGCGAAAGAGCGGTTCCCGCCGATCAGGTCGGATTGTCGGAGGCCGACGCCGATGCCGCCCGCAGCCGGCGTTTCGCGGTAGCCGTCGTTCTGCACACCACAATGAGCGACTGGGCAAAGGAGGAACTGGCCGGGATGGTCACGACACTTGGCCGCTATGGCGCCGCGGTGGTCGAGGTCATCGATTGCGCCTTCGACGTCGACAGGCAGATTTCCGAATTGCTGCGCCTTGCCGGTGAACCGGTCGACGCGGTGGTTTCGATTCCCATCGGCAGCAGCCGGGCCGCCGATGCGCATCGCGCCATA includes the following:
- a CDS encoding ROK family protein codes for the protein MLLNLVRTGAATTRQGLENQSELGRAVVADRLATLLRLGLIEEGELGPAIGGRAPRHVRFRPRVGMILVAVLDHSSLAVGVSDLSGGLLAEHHEAVELAAGPEPVVQRLATLFAWMLEEHGSEAAIWGVGLAVPGAVEKSDGQRLFAPALNAFQNWDGFPFVEQLATAVGAPVWVRSGVQTMTMGELKSGSGIGLTDMIFVKLGRSIGAGVISEGVLHRGAQGAAGMIGHTFIEGGTLESVAGSEVLGREARLAAESGRSAYLAEVLARAGDVTVTDAGHGAQLGDTFCIDLLGRCGRAVGEVLAPLANLLNPSLIALGGNVAETGDILLAAVREAVYRQAHPVVTRDLRIVRSQMGGSAGLVGAAQVVAESLFDARFLQGWITLGSPREHPEFKEFLAQASAESSNRPVRPRPPAGMPA